In Pseudomonas fluorescens, the following are encoded in one genomic region:
- a CDS encoding LysR family transcriptional regulator has protein sequence MMNLMHWRMVVAVADTGNITRAAERVGMTQSGASQALALIEETLGVQLFTRENRQTLPTAIGLPVIEQARTMLGALEAIRSTVEAAKGVERGTIRLASFPMVLATVLPPLLRQFNRLYPGIEVVALEVSDDEVETLLGAGLVDVGVVLNPSAERKASPLGRDAWMAVLPGGHPLARRSHEEGVCLEELVTQPFVLATGGCSTNARSLAADAGLQLQDVRVEVREWSSAFTLVRENIGVSLVPEMTLPGNRQGLRVVPVLPRIEREFALVVAANKPPSAAVQALLDMLDGR, from the coding sequence ATGATGAACCTGATGCACTGGCGAATGGTGGTGGCCGTGGCGGATACCGGCAACATCACCCGGGCCGCCGAACGGGTCGGCATGACCCAGTCAGGGGCCAGCCAGGCCCTGGCCTTGATCGAGGAAACCCTGGGCGTTCAATTGTTCACCCGGGAAAACCGCCAGACATTGCCGACAGCCATCGGCCTGCCGGTCATCGAGCAGGCACGGACCATGCTCGGCGCGCTGGAAGCCATTCGCAGCACTGTCGAGGCCGCAAAAGGTGTTGAACGCGGGACGATTCGCCTGGCCAGTTTTCCCATGGTCCTGGCGACCGTTCTGCCGCCTTTGCTGCGCCAGTTCAACCGGCTTTACCCCGGCATTGAGGTGGTCGCCCTGGAGGTCAGCGATGACGAAGTGGAAACTTTGCTCGGCGCGGGACTGGTGGATGTCGGCGTGGTGCTCAATCCGTCTGCCGAACGCAAGGCCAGTCCTTTGGGGCGCGATGCCTGGATGGCGGTATTGCCCGGAGGCCATCCACTGGCGCGGCGTTCCCATGAAGAAGGCGTCTGCCTCGAAGAGTTGGTGACGCAACCTTTTGTACTGGCCACGGGCGGTTGTTCGACCAATGCGCGAAGCCTGGCTGCCGATGCGGGGCTGCAACTGCAGGATGTGCGTGTCGAGGTCCGTGAGTGGAGCAGTGCGTTCACCCTGGTGCGGGAAAACATCGGCGTGAGCCTGGTGCCGGAGATGACGCTGCCGGGCAATCGGCAAGGTTTGCGCGTGGTACCGGTGTTGCCGCGGATCGAGCGCGAGTTTGCCTTGGTGGTCGCGGCGAACAAACCACCGTCGGCGGCGGTGCAGGCGCTGCTGGACATGCTCGACGGACGGTAA
- a CDS encoding glutathione S-transferase: MEHTLKILGKASSINVRKVLWTCEELGIAYEREDWGSGFASTHSPEFLRFNPNAQVPVIIDEAGVLWESNTICRYLAGKHQHHHELLPGEPAARARVEQWMDWQATELNPSWSYAFMALVRKDPEFQDAHRLEVGIRGWNQKMGILEHQLATTKAYVAGPQFTLADVVIGLSVNRWLMTPIDRPDYPAVDEYFKRLAQHPGFLKHCCNGLP; this comes from the coding sequence ATGGAACACACACTTAAGATTCTCGGCAAAGCCTCGTCCATCAACGTCCGAAAAGTCCTGTGGACCTGCGAAGAACTGGGTATTGCCTACGAACGCGAGGACTGGGGCAGTGGCTTCGCATCCACCCACAGCCCGGAGTTCCTGCGCTTCAATCCCAACGCACAGGTGCCGGTGATCATCGATGAAGCCGGTGTGTTGTGGGAATCCAATACCATCTGCCGCTATCTGGCCGGCAAACACCAACACCACCACGAGCTGCTGCCTGGCGAACCGGCGGCACGCGCCCGGGTGGAACAGTGGATGGACTGGCAAGCCACCGAGCTCAATCCGTCGTGGAGTTATGCGTTCATGGCGCTGGTGCGCAAGGACCCGGAGTTCCAGGACGCGCATCGCCTCGAAGTCGGCATCCGCGGCTGGAACCAGAAGATGGGCATCCTCGAACATCAACTCGCAACCACCAAGGCGTATGTCGCCGGACCACAGTTTACTTTGGCCGACGTTGTCATCGGTTTGTCGGTCAATCGCTGGCTGATGACGCCGATCGACCGTCCTGACTACCCCGCCGTCGATGAATATTTCAAACGCCTGGCGCAACACCCCGGTTTCCTGAAGCATTGCTGCAATGGCTTGCCTTGA